Proteins from a genomic interval of Providencia stuartii:
- a CDS encoding serine hydrolase domain-containing protein, which translates to MRKNKKNVCLISVLLITSFYGYANPTNNECGVPALAKCPQPIDRTYPNVKDMLKWDQNERLLGFRNDYRAYPGDVFHAVNPKPLERKIQRLDDVTYQLKGMTYNLENYIKRNDVTALMVIKKGNVVFEYYGRGNTPQTLWTSRSVGKSVVSTLVGIALQEGRITSLDDAIEKYNPSVKGTVWEGVTIRQLLQHTSGVEWGENYEKANSDFAKMTECEANPEIYACVQQLVLDPKRQRYAKAGDVWQYNSGGAWLLGDTLEKATGVSIADYLESKIWQPFGMTRDGVWQSYQLGKHNSGAHGFNATLEDWGKFGLFFAENGVLADGKQTLPENWLNESKSWVQAKNSVNASYPEGIYGFEWWNNSVPQNTQNVEPKMGLDSNNTLWALGIFGQIIVVNPKEQLVIVQWSTWPVAHPADDGQPLEASLMFNAINNQLNKILN; encoded by the coding sequence ATGAGAAAAAATAAAAAAAACGTATGTTTAATTTCAGTTTTACTCATCACATCGTTCTATGGCTATGCAAATCCAACGAATAATGAATGTGGTGTACCTGCATTAGCTAAATGTCCTCAGCCTATTGATAGGACTTATCCAAATGTCAAAGATATGCTGAAATGGGATCAAAATGAAAGGTTACTCGGTTTTCGTAATGACTATCGCGCGTATCCTGGGGATGTTTTTCATGCCGTTAATCCTAAGCCCTTGGAAAGAAAAATCCAACGTTTAGACGATGTGACTTACCAATTGAAAGGGATGACATATAACCTTGAAAATTACATAAAGCGTAATGATGTTACTGCGTTAATGGTTATCAAAAAAGGGAACGTTGTCTTTGAATATTATGGACGAGGTAACACTCCCCAAACATTATGGACGTCGCGCTCTGTTGGTAAATCCGTGGTTTCTACCCTAGTAGGGATTGCGCTACAGGAAGGCCGGATCACGTCATTAGATGATGCTATCGAAAAATATAATCCAAGTGTCAAAGGAACGGTTTGGGAAGGCGTGACTATAAGGCAATTACTGCAACACACCTCCGGGGTTGAATGGGGGGAGAATTATGAAAAAGCAAATTCAGATTTTGCCAAAATGACAGAGTGTGAAGCAAACCCAGAAATTTATGCATGCGTTCAACAATTAGTGCTAGACCCGAAACGGCAACGTTATGCAAAAGCAGGGGATGTGTGGCAATACAACTCAGGGGGAGCATGGTTATTAGGTGATACACTTGAAAAAGCAACAGGGGTATCCATTGCAGATTATCTTGAAAGTAAAATTTGGCAGCCTTTTGGGATGACTCGCGATGGGGTATGGCAAAGCTATCAGCTTGGTAAACATAATAGTGGCGCGCATGGTTTTAATGCCACATTAGAGGACTGGGGTAAGTTTGGGCTATTTTTTGCAGAAAATGGTGTATTAGCAGATGGTAAACAGACATTACCAGAAAATTGGTTAAATGAATCGAAATCATGGGTACAAGCGAAAAATTCTGTTAATGCAAGTTACCCTGAAGGTATTTATGGCTTTGAGTGGTGGAATAATAGTGTGCCACAAAACACGCAGAATGTAGAACCCAAAATGGGTTTAGATAGCAATAATACATTATGGGCTTTAGGTATTTTCGGACAAATTATTGTGGTTAATCCCAAAGAGCAGTTAGTGATAGTTCAATGGTCAACATGGCCTGTAGCGCATCCTGCTGATGATGGACAACCACTCGAAGCATCTCTAATGTTTAATGCAATCAATAACCAGTTAAATAAAATATTAAATTAA